The Papaver somniferum cultivar HN1 chromosome 3, ASM357369v1, whole genome shotgun sequence genome includes a region encoding these proteins:
- the LOC113359331 gene encoding F-box/kelch-repeat protein At3g23880-like — translation MSSVPEDIYLQILLRLPVKSTCVCKCVCKTWLSLNSDPVFVDFTPHRNISNNLMLVGYDNRSRHSIHSISCDSLEPSRWENNEFISEMCYPYLSLGRSGYAVQFVGCCNGLVCLVFFDILDRGDNQDYAGNLVLYDPKYGTAIEREMGSVLRFSSEENYFESLVSVNSGTYARKGETEESTEAKEEKHE, via the exons ATGTCAAGCGTTCCAGAAGATATTTACCTCCAAATCTTGTTAAGATTACCGGTGAAATCAACTTGTGTTTGTAAGTGTGTTTGCAAGACTTGGCTTTCACTAAATTCTGATCCTGTTTTTGTTGATTTTACTCCTCATAGAAACATCTCTAACAATCTCATGCTTGTGGGTTATGATAACCGCAGCAGACACTCTATCCATTCTATAAGTTGCGATTCGTTAGAACCATCTCGGTGGGAGAATAATGAATTCATATCTGAAATGTGTTACCCATATTTATCCTTAGGTAGGTCAGGTTATGCAgttcaatttgtaggttgttgtAATGGCCTGGTTTGCCTTGTGTTCTTTGACATTCTTGACCGTGGAGATAACCAAGACTATGCTG GAAATCTGGTTTTGTATGACCCAAAATATGGAACTGCTATTGAACGAGAAATGGGCAGTGTTTTGCGTTTTAGTTcagaagagaattattttgaaagCTTGGTTTCAGTTAACTCTGGTACTTATGCGAGGAAAGGAGAAACAGAGGAATCAACtgaagcaaaagaagaaaaacatgagtAA
- the LOC113355937 gene encoding probable receptor-like protein kinase At1g80640: MKKLMVLPLLSIGLLSFSLFCDARPVSSPVSRPVLAPQIHPVVVSPPVLPPQNQPAVTSPPVISSTMAAAAVSPGSGVIKTVHDHPLNKKMLIALIIVSTALCAIVSFLFCLWIYRQKKSHCSDPKKPRRGSTDGVKGLSLGPILGKFGSMKMGNKKGSVTMIEYQLLEAATDKFNESNVLGEGGFGCVYRAHFDDDNLIAAVKRLNCERQDAETEFENEVDLLSKIRHSNIISLLGYCIYGETRFIVYELMHNGSLETQLHGPSHGLALSWHLRMKIALDTARGLEYLHENCNPPVIHRDLKSSNILLDSNFNAKLSDFGLAVASGLQKSNIKLSGTLGYVAPEYILDGKLTEKSDVYAFGVVLLELLMGRRPVEKMTPAQCQSIVTWAMPQLTDRTKLPNIVDPVIRDTMDLKHLYQVAAVAVLCVQPEPSYRPLITDVLHSLVPLVPAELGGTLRVTDPASIRNSKSSA; the protein is encoded by the exons ATGAAGAAATTGATGGTTCTTCCTCTCTTATCCATTGggttgctttctttttctttgttctgTGATGCCAGACCTGTATCTTCCCCTGTTTCTAGACCTGTTTTGGCACCTCAAATTCACCCAGTTGTTGTTTCTCCTCCTGTTTTGCCCCCTCAAAATCAACCAGCGGTTACATCTCCTCCTGTTATTTCATcaacaatggcagcagcagcagtctcTCCAG GGAGTGGAGTTATAAAAACAGTACATGATCATCCATTGAACAAGAAAATGCTAATAGCACTGATTATTGTGTCCACTGCACTTTGTGCAATTGTCTCATTCTTATTCTGTTTGTGGATTTACCGGCAGAAGAAATCTCATTGCTCTGACCCTAAAAAACCCAGAAGGGGGTCTACAG ATGGTGTAAAAGGGTTATCATTAGGTCCAATTTTGGGTAAGTTTGGTTCAATGAAGATGGGTAACAAAAAGGGATCTGTTACCATGATTGAGTATCAGTTATTAGAAGCAGCAACTGACAAGTTTAATGAGAGTAATGTTTTGGGTGAGGGTGGATTTGGATGTGTTTATAGAGCTCATTTTGATGATGACAATCTCATTGCTGCTGTTAAGAGATTGAATTGCGAAAGACAGGATGCAGAAACTGAATTTGAG AATGAAGTGGATTTATTGAGTAAGATTCGACATTCAAATATAATTTCCCTTCTGGGTTATTGTATTTATGGTGAGACGAGGTTCATTGTTTACGAATTGATGCATAATGGATCTCTAGAAACTCAATTGCACG GACCTTCTCATGGATTGGCTCTCTCGTGGCACCTGCGAATGAAAATTGCGCTTGATACTGCAAG GGGATTGGAATATCTTCATGAGAACTGCAACCCTCCTGTGATCCACAGGGATCTGAAGTCATCCAATATTCTTTTAGATTCTAATTTTAACGCCAAG CTTTCAGATTTTGGACTGGCTGTTGCTTCTGGACTCCAAAAGAGCAACATCAAGCTCTCAGGCACTTTGGGTTATGTTGCTCCAGAGTACATTTTAGATG GTAAGCTGACAGAGAAAAGTGACGTCTATGCCTTTGGGGTTGTTTTGTTGGAGCTTCTGATGGGAAGAAGGCCGGTGGAAAAAATGACTCCAGCACAATGTCAATCTATTGTTACATGG GCCATGCCTCAACTCACTGACAGAACGAAGCTTCCCAACattgttgatcccgtgatcaggGATACAATGGATCTTAAACACTTATATCAA GTAGCTGCAGTAGCTGTTCTATGTGTACAGCCAGAACCAAGTTATCGACCATTGATCACAGATGTTCTTCACTCTCTAGTCCCTCTTGTACCTGCAGAACTTGGAGGAACACTAAGAGTCACAGACCCAGCTTCTATAAGAAATAGTAAGTCTTCGGCTTGA